The Anolis carolinensis isolate JA03-04 chromosome 2, rAnoCar3.1.pri, whole genome shotgun sequence genome has a window encoding:
- the LOC103281188 gene encoding zinc finger protein 883, whose protein sequence is MESLDVGEVKLPEMKALASFEDLVLCFSEKELCILDPRSMETCENVSSGNQQENEDHGEPAVTKPDVDSATQVKHLKTFSSFQQADHSEPPTSESNQTECSDCGRICKCRSQLDIDARLSKEDKFTECGNNISPCDHPHSHQKTHTEDKPYQCMDCGKSFGYSSNLRRHQRTHTGEKPHKCMECGKCFRESGSLHRHQRTHTGEKQYKCMECGKSFSACQTYSNHLKIHTGEKPYNCMVCGKSFIRRAHLQSHQRTHTGEKPWKCMECGKSFSHSWRLRSHQRTHTGEKPYKCMECGKGFRDNWICINHLATHSGEKRIDTGKRPHKCMDCGKNFRQSSYLRDHKRIHTGEKPYQCLECGKNFRQSVHLRSHQRIHTGEKPYQCMECGKKIRWSAHLRRHQRIHTGEKPYKCIECGKGFGDQESYRYHLKIHTGEKPYKCMECGKSFIQRTHLRSHQRIHTGEKPYKCMECGKCFSYSRTYCDHVKIHTGEKPHKYMECGKSFSDNQTCINYVSIHSEEKSINTGKRPYECMDCGKNFRRNVHLRSHQRIHTGEKPYQCMECGKSFRDISTCHKHLKRHTGEKPYKCMECGKSFGDGAQLRMHQKTHTGEKPYKCMECGKSFSWSNALSCHQRIHTGEKPYKCMECGKSFRLRGSYNKHLKIHIREKPEDLNGPKWGGQAASGIIYKIPYYTDSETTALATNRTSDLLQDTDPDI, encoded by the exons ATGGAgtccctggatgtaggtgaagtaaaactcccagaaatgaag GCTCTGGCATCATTTGAGGACTTGGTCCTGTGTTTCTCTGAGAAGGAGTTGTGCATCCTAGATCCTAGATCAATGGAGACCTGTGAGAACGTGTCCTCTGG AAATCAGCAGGAGAATGAGGACCATGGGGAGCCTGCTGTGACAAAGCCTGACGTGGATAGCGCAACCCAAGTGAAACATCTGAAGaccttttcttccttccaacAGGCTGATCATTCTGAACCTCCAACCTCAGAATCAAATCAAACAGAATGTTCTGACTGTGGGAGAATTTGCAAATGCCGTTCACAGTTAGACATAGATGCCAGACTCAGCAAAGAAGACAAATTCACTGAATGTGGAAACAATATTTCTCCATGTGATCATCCACATTCACATCAAAAAACTCACACAGAAGACAAACCATATCAATGTATGGACTGTGGAAAGTCCTTTGGATATAGTAGCAATCTGCGtcgccatcaaaggacccacacaggggagaagccacataaatgcatggagtgcGGAAAGTGCTTCAGGGAGAGTGGAAGTCTTCAtcgccatcaaaggacccacacaggggagaagcaaTACaagtgcatggaatgtggaaagagctttagtgcCTGTCAAACATATAGCAATCATCTAAagattcacacaggggagaagccatacaattGCATggtgtgtggaaagagcttcattcgGAGGGCACACCTGCAATCccatcagaggacccacacaggggagaagccatggaagtgcatggaatgtggaaagagcttcagtcatagTTGGAGACttcgttcccatcaaaggacccacacaggggagaagccatacaaatgcatggaatgcgGAAAGGGCTTCCGTGATAACTGGATATGTATTAACCATCTAGCGACTCACTCTGGGGAGAAACGCATTGATACCGGGAAgaggccacataaatgcatggattgTGGAAAGAATTTCCGTCAGAGTTCATATCTCCGTGACCATAAAAGaatacacacaggagagaagccatatcaatgcctggaatgtggaaagaatttCCGTCAGAGTGTGCATCTGCGTAGCCATCAAAGaatacacacaggagagaagccatatcagtgcatggaatgtggaaagaaaatCCGTTGGAGTGCGCATCTGCGTAGGCATCAAAGaatacacacaggagagaagccctataaatgcatagaatgtggaaagggtTTCGGTGATCAAGAGTCATATAGGTACCATCTAAagattcacacaggggagaaaccatacaagtgcatggagtgtggaaagagcttcattcagaggacacatctgcgttcccatcaaaggatccacacaggggagaagccatacaaatgcatggaatgtggaaagtgtTTCAGTTACAGTCGAACCTATTGTGATCATGTAAaaattcacacaggggagaaaccccataaatacatggaatgtggaaagagcttcagtgataaTCAAACATGTATTAACTATGTATCGATTCACTCAGAGGAGAAAAGTATCAATACTGGGAAGAGGCCATATGAATGCATGGATTGTGGAAAGAATTTCCGTCGCAATGTACATCTGCGTAGCCATCAAAGaatacacacaggagagaagccatatcaatgcatggaatgtggaaagagcttccgtgATATTTCAACATGCCATAAACATCTCAAAAGacacacaggagaaaaaccatataaatgtatggaatgtggaaagagctttggtgACGGTGCACAACTTCGTATGCATCAGAAAACACACACAGGGgaaaagccatataaatgcatggaatgtggaaagagtttcagttggAGTAATGCTCTGAGTTGTCATCAACGAATacacacgggagagaagccatacaaatgcatggaatgtggaaagagcttccgtcTTAGGGGATCATATAATAAACATCTAAAGATTCACATCAGGGAGAAGCCAGAAGATCTGAATGGTCCAAAAtggggcggccaggctgctagcgggatcatctataagatcccatattacaccgattctgaaacaactgcattggctaccaatagaacatcggatctcttacaagatactgatcctgacatttaa